The segment cacttggggacatggttatGAGGTGGACTTGCCAGGGTCAGGTCTGTGCTCTCTGACTTGATGGCAGGATCAATGTGGGCGTGACACAGCCCGGGTGCTGACAGCTGTGAGCTGACTCAAGCCATACAGATGAGCCTTCCATGTCAGCTTGCACgggtgctggcagctgagcttCTGGCAACAGGCCACCTTAGCCTACTGCAGAACCCTTTTAGGGTCACActgaggcaggggaggggggcttggtggctctcccagctcctgtgagCAAGGTGAGAAAACAGAAACCCTGTTACCCGTCTAGCCCTTGAACTGACTCATGGtaacagaggaaagagagaggcAAAGGCAAAATTTTGAGTTCCATCTAGGCAGCACCGAGATGGGTCCACTCAAATCCAGTCACCAGCATTGAAATTGTCACAGGTTTTCCTGTAGGGGAAAAGGCTGCACACCAAAGACaacacaaaccccaaagccaAACAGTAAGGcttgaattttctgtgatttatggctgagagaagctgctgtgcagtgctgatgGTCTCTTCACTGCACACTCCTCATCCTTGTTCATCTCACGGCTTCTACAAAGCCAGGTGAGGGTTTCTTCCTGCTCTTGCCTGTGCTGAGACTAATCAGCCTTGGGGTGCCCAGTGCTGTTAGCAGGAGAGCTGGTGAAGGTCACTGCAAGCCATGCAGCCTTCCCCTCCaaggctccagagacacaaaGGAACAAAGCTGTAGCCTAAGCCTGATTACACTCACACCTTGTTGAGCTTGTCTGTCCTCTGGCATTCCTCCTTCAGGTCAGTCAGTGTAAATCTGAGCTACTTTCACAGGGAATTCAGGATTTGCCTAAACTGAATGCAAAGACCAAGGAAGGGCTCTCACTTGTGCTGCAGGTGCCATGGAAGGCCCCAGAGCTAGAGGGCATTTCTTGTCTGGCGGGACCCCATCTTCACAGTTTGGCCTTGCAGCTTAGCAAAATCCATGTGGATGTCTGGGGACATTCCAGCACTGACTTTTACTCCACacctttccattttctcataggaaaattctgatttttccttctgtgtggAAAGGGATGGATTCCCTCTGTTCATATACTTGCCACAGAGGTTCTCCTCACATGCAAATGTTTCTGGGCAGAATGAAACTCTTCTGCCTCCTGACAACCCATTTTGTCCCACTGGATCATGGGAAGCACAGTGCAAAAGCACCACCTTTCTCTCCTGTGAGAGGAGTTGGATTCACAGCCCGAGGGCCTGACATTATgcagatacagtaatttcacaattataaaccgcaccttattataagtcgcacttccaggtgtcggcacCTTTTCgttctttgcccatatataagccgcacctggttgtaagccacacgttacaatacagagtgtgataaaaggcatctattctatcaccatctgttgagggtggggacagtgatccttatctctgcagcagatattctgctaatgggtcgTCCATTGAAAacaggtggggcattgttctttatctttttaaaactcatccttcctccagggagtcattttctgctaatggcccaaTGAGTCCCACTCTATGattgataaaattacagtaatttcaaaattaccagccacactgactataaaccgcatctctggtTTTTGGCAAAAATTTCATTCTTGTCCATTCACAcaccgcacccaattataagttgctctgtcattcgcagtgaggacccacgtgGAACAAAGTCGtaaaatagtaacagaatcgggggatggcagggtttactggctcagccctgctcagggtggccaCCAGGGAGGGGCCCCAGCCATACTCgccgcagctgccaggaagtGGGAGAGCAGCGTGCCCGGCTGTCACTGCCGCCGCACTTAtgggggctgggcagcaccgctGCGCTTGTGGGAGGTGAGCGGTGCTGCCGTGTTTGTCAGGGGTGAGCGGCGCTACCGTGCTTATGGGGGCTGGGTAGCACCTCTGCGCttgtcagggctgggcagtgccaatgCGCTTGTTaggggcgggcagcgccgccgcaCTTGCAGGTTGTCACATtggggtttggaaatttcctaaatttgttcatatattagccgtTCCGGAGAGTAcaccgcatttccgggttggaagctaaatttaagtcaaaatggtgcgacttgtaatagtgaaattactgtacttcatcccattagaaattgttccagccagggggaagagcccaacatttcttaacaaaataataacagagggtttgggacacgaagggagcccctttctccactggactccagaggaaaactggatttctccacatcaccactgggcctccagagggaaactgcaccacaggcaggagcactgctccaactgaatcacatctgtcactgcaggaggatgcagccaccatttaatgggactgctaccaacaccctgcccaACAGGGggtcaggttgtactctgactttgtcagggtttggagtttgtttctttgtactactgtatttctattttaatttccctagaaaataactgttattcttaattcccttatctttgcctgaaagccccttgatttcaaaattacaataatttggagggagggggtttacactctccatttcaaagagaagctcctgcctatctcagcagacacctgtcctccaaactaaaacagcagcttttcgttctttgtccatatataagccgcacctgattttaagccgcactttgggttcggaccaaaattttagtcaaactgGTGACACTTAcactcatgaaattactttagtCCCTGTATGTAGCTGTGTGGGGGTGGATCCATTAGCCCAGGGAACAAACCAAATGACAGAGGAAAATGACCTGAAGTTGAGCCatgggaggtttagattggatctCTAGGAAATATTCCTTCAAAAAAAAGTATATGATGCTTGGGAACAGGCTCTTTAGGGGCAAGGGTGAGTGCCCAGCCTGAAAGGTTTAAAAGTCATGTCGATGTGACATCTGGGGACCTGGCTGATTGGTGCAGTAGGAAGTGTTAAGTTTGCCATTGGACTATGTAATCTTCCTGGACTTTTTCAACCACACTGCCTCCGAGTTTGAAGAGTAGCTCAAGAAGTGAGGAGTCAAAGCTTAGACTCAATGATCCTCAAGGCTGCCTTCCAACATGGATATCTGTGAGATGGCCAATGGAGGGCAGGTGAAAATCAATACAGAAGAAGGAGAAATGGGAGATCTTTCAAGAAGCTTCACTCAAAGGCAGCCTTAACCAGTACACCAAGACCACTCAAAAGGGCTGAGCCACGGTGGAGACAAAGGGTGGGGTTGGCTGGGTTGTGATGtgctgtgacacctgtgacatcacaggggaCGTGTCACAATGGGGGCAGCTATCGAACGGCCCAGTAGGTGACGGTGGCCCAGTTTTGCTTAGGCAAGTGGTGAGTGTACACGTAGTGggaaggctgggctgggaacaagGGCCAGAGCAGAAAcgctgcccccagggctgggttctCCCCCTGCATTCAGGGACAGCCCCTGATGAGAGAGCCTTGGGCAGGGCACCAttcttcttctgctgctgctgctgctgctgctgctgctgctgctgctgctggggcagagggacaggctTTGCTGCCTGCCGGCTGTCTAGGGCCCTGGCCTTCCTaccctcagagccctcagcattcccatccctgctgcccccactgCTAGCTGcctccctcacagccccactcaAGGTCTCCTCTCCATCTTCCTGCAGACCATGATTTCCATTGTTTTGCTTTTCGTGCTCTTGAAACGCCTCATCCACTACCCACAGCTCGTGGGTGATGCTTGGGATGAGGAAACACGTTTTCGCATGGAAGTGCATGCaaagcagctggaatgggagaggattcgcctggagcaggaggtggaGCGGCTCACcctgaagcagctgcagctcatggAGCTCTTGCAACTCTTAGCTGTTGCTGTGCTCGGGTTCCTTGTCTTGGTCCTATGGTTGATGGGGTGCAAAAGGAGCATGAGGAGAAAAGGTCATAAAGAAGTGAACAATGCTGCAAATGAAGAGGAAGCTAGAAATGGGGATGCAAATGAAGAAGTAGATGTTGGAAACGCAGACGATGATGATGTAAATCGGGAAAAAGATGGCAATGATGATGGCAATGTACAGGAAGTTGGCAATGATTCTGCAAATGGAGAAGATAATATTGAAAATGAAGTTGTCAGTGAGGctgcaaatgcagaaaacaatgaTCGTGTGCCCCCAGTCTATCAAGGAGACAATGATTTGGATGACAACATTGGAAGAATTCTAATGGAACGCATACAACGGCCTGTACAGGACCTGCAGGCAGGCTGTGAGTGGACAAGGAACCTCATGGATAATTTTGCACTTTACTTTGGACATGTCTTATCAAACACCTTCTACCCAGGCCTGCAAGGAGCCattggggtgggcagtgccttCGAAGGTTGGAGTCCACGTGAGCACGATGTTGTGTACCAGGTGCTCATTCCCATGACTCCTCCCCGAGGCCACAGCTTCCACCTGGAGTTGGActctgcagggcagaggcaCAAGAGGAACTTCCGTATCCGCGTGCAGCTGGAGTGCACCTGCACGAAGGAGAAGCAGGCTGAGAAcatgctgtgcttcctgcaccaCTCCAGGGAGGAGTTGAGGAGGAATCAGGATCCCAGCCTCCTAGACACCCTGTGCACCAACTCCTACCTGGATGTGAAGAAAACTGCCCGCTGGTTCTACCAGCTGGTGAGAGTCATCTGGCCAGCTTTGCCCCAGTCACACAACTGGCATTTaaagctgctgccctccagACGCTCCTGCCAATTCCAGGTGACCAATGGCAGAGAAATCTTCACGATTGAGATGTTCTTTGGGGTACGCAGAGGTGACTCAGACATCTTTGTGAGCAGCCAGACTAGAGAGGCTCACACCAAAAGCACAACCTGGCCTGAGACTTACGCTGTGGCAGAGATGAAATTCTTCAAGCACATCGCCAAGCAGGCACCCCCTGACAGTGTGCACTTCAAATGTCTTGAGTTTTTCACCCATCTTCTGCTGGCCTTCAACTTTCCCACCTGCACCACAAAGACCATTGTCATGCACTTGCTCGATGAGGTGCCCATGTCACGGTGGCGCAGGAGACATTTACTGAATCGGCTGCTGGATATCAGTCAGAACCTGCGCTTATGTGTGCTAGTAAAACGCCTCAACCATTTCATTTTGGGCAACCAGAGGCTGCCTCAGGACATCCATTTACCTCCAGATGTTCAAGCTGCTCAGCCATACAATCTCTTCTATCATCTGGCAGAAGAACCGGATGTCCACAACCGGGCGATGAATGACTACCGAGTTCTGCGAACGTGGCTCAAAAGAATCCTTCTCGGACAGCACTGAATGAACGCGCcaatgcacagagctgtgcttgtgctgctcacagctggcagcagagagccACCTCACAGTACAAATCTGGtgctttaaagagaaaaggatGCATTCAAAGGCACTGACAAaggtcccacagcccctgttGCCACCTCAGAAGGTTGAGGGTCATGGGAGGGTTTATTCTACCTCCTTGtatcatttcatttttcaaagaagGTGCCCAGATCTGCATAAAGCCCTACTGGAATTTCCCCACTCCTAAGAATGCATGTGAAGAGAGAACATGCCATACATGCAGGGCCAAAGTCACCAAACCCCACCTGTATTATGCACTTGTTCCTGGCCTTTGAGAAGGGCCAAAATTTTGAATATGAAACGAGCAGGAATGtgggacaggaaaaggaaaaacgaaacaggacagaaacaaccaagaggaaaaagcagctctgcatgGCCAGGATCAGTCAATGGACAGTGTCTCTCCTTGTCCTTGAAAGGGACATCTTTAGGTCATCATTGGACAAACTGCCTTAGAGCTAACCTGAAATTTTGCGTCTATAAGGATCTAGATAGTTTTTTGcatagatagatatatatattgTTTATACCTATTATATACTGCAAATAGTATAAATTATCATATATATAGTATAatataagaaaagaaaacaatatacTAATAT is part of the Catharus ustulatus isolate bCatUst1 chromosome Z, bCatUst1.pri.v2, whole genome shotgun sequence genome and harbors:
- the LOC117010289 gene encoding inositol 1,4,5-trisphosphate receptor-interacting protein-like 1; protein product: MISIVLLFVLLKRLIHYPQLVGDAWDEETRFRMEVHAKQLEWERIRLEQEVERLTLKQLQLMELLQLLAVAVLGFLVLVLWLMGCKRSMRRKGHKEVNNAANEEEARNGDANEEVDVGNADDDDVNREKDGNDDGNVQEVGNDSANGEDNIENEVVSEAANAENNDRVPPVYQGDNDLDDNIGRILMERIQRPVQDLQAGCEWTRNLMDNFALYFGHVLSNTFYPGLQGAIGVGSAFEGWSPREHDVVYQVLIPMTPPRGHSFHLELDSAGQRHKRNFRIRVQLECTCTKEKQAENMLCFLHHSREELRRNQDPSLLDTLCTNSYLDVKKTARWFYQLVRVIWPALPQSHNWHLKLLPSRRSCQFQVTNGREIFTIEMFFGVRRGDSDIFVSSQTREAHTKSTTWPETYAVAEMKFFKHIAKQAPPDSVHFKCLEFFTHLLLAFNFPTCTTKTIVMHLLDEVPMSRWRRRHLLNRLLDISQNLRLCVLVKRLNHFILGNQRLPQDIHLPPDVQAAQPYNLFYHLAEEPDVHNRAMNDYRVLRTWLKRILLGQH